The window ATTTGGCCGACAGCGCGCTTTTGCCGCGCGTACCGGCCCGGCGGTCGGTCAGTTTTTCCTGCAAATCGATGATCTGCTTGTGCAGGCTGTCGACCGTGCTCCAGTCCTCCATGATGCTGAACCCGCCGAGCACCTGGCCGTTCTGCACGATCGGATAACTGCTGGCGACGATGTCCACATCTTTGCCATAGCGGGTGGTGTAATACTGCCGCACATTGCGTTTGATCTGCTTATCCCGGATGGTCTGGGGAACGATCAGTTCCGACCCATCGCGGGTGGCGTATACATTGGAAATCCCATTGCCCAAAACATCCTGGGTGACGATCGAATCCATCTTGACCGCCGCGTCGTTGAGCAGCCAGATTCGGCTGTCCGCATCGCACAGGATGACCGATTCGCTGATCTGGTTGATGACGTTCATCAGCATATCGTGGCAGGCATCCTTGTCGGCCGCCCGGAATACGACCAGGCGGCAGCCCTCGGGCAGGTCCTCGGCCGCAGGGGATGGACACCGCAGCAGGTATTCCCCAAATGCCACGCTTGCATAGCGGACTTCCTCCGATTCTTCGCAGAGCGGCGCAGCCAGGTCTTGCAGCCGGGTCCCCGGTAATTTGCCTTGTCCATGCAGTAGGCGGTCGCCCATCGCATTGACCGACACAATGGTGCTGTCCTCGGCGATCAGTACCGCGCCCAGACGGCACTCCGACAGGGTCTCCATGATCTCTTGATAACGCATGCCGCCTGCTCCTTTCTCCCCGCACGGGGACGGTCCTTATAAAAGCGACTGATTATCTTTATTATATACGATTTTCGACCAGTTGCCAATACGCCAGACGCAGCCCTTGCCCCAGGACGGCGATCTGTGATACGATAAGAAAAATATTATCTATAAAAAATTTTATTGCATACAGGGGCAGTCGTTTTCCCCTCCTATTACAATAAATTTGGACAGGAAAGCCGGGCAGCCAGTCCGGCTTTCCCTCCATCTCGTGCCTAAGCTACAATGAGAGGAGCAACTGGCTGACCTATCCCTCCTTGGGCTTCTATGTCCGTTGGAAAGACTGTTAGCCATCCTCTTGTTGTAGCGTTCGATTTAAGCAGGTTGAGCCACCGGATGCCGGAGAGTTCGCGTCACCCAATAGATTGAATCGGCAGCGAGAAAAGATGGACTCCGGTTGCAGATTCTTTGTATTGGAGGAATATGGATGAACTGCGTTGGCATCGATGTTTCCAAAGGGAAAAGCATGATCGCCGTCATGCGGCCTTTCGGAGAAGTGGTGGTTTCACCTTTTGAAGTACGTCATACCGCCAATGAACTGAGCGAGCTGGCAGGGCTACTCAAAAGCTTGGACGGCGAGACCCGTGTGGTGATGGAATCCACGGGTAATTACCACGCGCCGGTGGCTTGGCTGCTCCACGACGCGGGGCTTTATGTTTCCGTAGTCAATGCAATGTTGGTACACGACTATGGGAACAACAGTTTAAGACGGGCCAAGACCGACAAGAAGGACGCTATAAAGCTGGCCAACTACGGCCTTGACCACTGGCTCACGCTGCCGAGATATGTCCCGGAAGAGGACACTCGTCTCATGTTGAAGGCTTGCTACCGGCAATACCAGCAGTATTCAAAAGTACAGACCATGCTGAAGAATAACCTGATCTCCCTGCTGGACACTACTTTTCCAGATGCAAACCGCCTGTTCACCAGTCCGCCCCGCGACGATGGCCGCGAGAAGTGGATAGACTTTGTAGCTACTTTTTGGCATCGCGAGTGCGTTTGTGACCTGTCTGAGAAGGCCTTTGCCGCCAAATACCAGAAGTGGTGCAAGAAGTACGGCTACAATTTCAGTGAAGGCAAGGCGCTGGACATTTATGCCGCCGCCCGTGGGCACTTCGGTGTCATGCCCAAAACGGATACGGCAAAACTTTTGGTGGAACAGGCTATTTCCCAACTCCGGGCAACTTCCTCCGCATTAGCTGCTCTCAAACAGGAGATGCAGTCCCTGGCGGCTTCTCTGCCGGAGTATCCTGTGGTGATGGAGATGTTTGGTGTTGGCCCTACTCTCGGCCCTCAACTCATGGCTGAAATTGGCGATGTGCGCCGTTTTCATTCCAAGAAAGCGCTGGTGGCCTTTGCGGGCATTGACGCCCCACCCTACCAATCCGGCCAAATGGATGTCCGTAGCCGCAGCATTTCCAAACGCGGATCTGCTTCGCTGCGCAGAACGCTCTTTCTGGTGATGAGTGTCATCCTACAGCATGCTCCAATGAATGAGCCGGTCTACCAGTTCATGAACAAGAAACGCTCCGAAGGCAAGCCCTACCGTGTCTACATGATGGCCTCCGCAAATAAGTTCCTGCGTATCTACTACGCTTCTGTGGAATCCTACTTGGATTCCCTGGAACACGACTGATTTTCTTGTGCTATACCATCTGGCTGGCCGCCGTTTTAATTTTGAGATGCTCAGCGGCTTGATTTTGTGTTGCCTTTTTGCCTCCCTAAAAAATCTGAAATTTCTACTTGACTTTTATTAGCAGGTCTTTCCAAAAATAGCGTCCAAACCGGCAAGGGACGCGCGTGTTTTTCCAAACGGGGGTATCCGATATGAAACTGGAACTCAGCCAAAAGCAGGGATTGACCCTTGCCATGCAGACGTCCATGCATCTGCTGCAACTGAACAATTTACAGCTTCGCCATTACCTGGGCGAACTGATGACCAGCAACCCAGTGGTCGAACTGGAATATCCCGACATCGATTATCGCCCCAGCCCCTTTGAGCGCAGCGGCGCTGCCCGCACCGCACAAGCCCCTTCTTCCAAAGAGCAGCTGATGGAGGACCGCTCCGCCGGGGTGTCGGCCCTCAACGATCTGTTTTTACAAAGCGCGGCGCTCAAACTGCCTTCCTGACAGCACCGTATCCTCAATTATCTGATTCAATCGCTGGATGAAAACGGCTTTTTCACCGAGCCTGCGCAGGCAATCGCCCGTCGATTTGGGGTTTCCGAGCAGGATGTGCACCTTTGCATCCGTCTGCTGCAAGGTATGGAACCAGCCGGTGTCGGAGCGGCTGACCTGAAAGAGTGCCTGCGGTTGCAGCTGGTGCGTTCGGTCCGCCCGGATGCCATCGCGCTGCAAATTGTGGACGGCTTTCTGGAAAGTATGGCCCGGCAGCAGTACAGCGCCATTGCTAAGGCGCTGCATGTCCCCAAGGCCGAGGTCCTACGCGCCTGCGACCGCATCCGCGCGCTCAATCCCCGGCCGCTCAACGGACTGGGCGGCGATGTGACGACCCAATACATCTTACCCGACTTTTATGTTTTGGAGGACAACGGGCAGCTTCGCTGCATCCTGAACGATTATTTTCTCCCCAAAATTCAGATCGACCCTTCGCACAGCGAACTGGTCAAAAACAAGCTGCTGAGCCCGACCGACAGCGAATACATCCAGAATCAATATGGCCAGGCGCAGGAGATCGTCAAATTCCTTTCCTATCGCAAATCCACCCTGCAACGGGTCGTGGAATACATCCTGGTCGTACAGGCGGATTTTTTCCATCAGGGCCCCGGCCATCGCGTGGCCCTGGGCAACCGGGAAATCGCCGAGGCGCTTTCCCTGCACGAATCGACCATCAGCCGCGCTGCCAGCGGCAAATTCTTTGAATGCAAGTGGGGCGTGTTCCCCCTTAAATCCCTCTTTGTTCACAGCACCGGCACCGATGCCGACAGCTTTGACCACATCTTACAGCGCCTGCAACAGCTCATCGCTTCCGAACCAGCTGGCGCTGCATATAGCGACCAGCATCTGACCGATCTGCTCGCCGCCGAAGGCATCCCCATTGCCCGGCGCACGGTCGCCAAATACCGCAGCAGTCTGGGCATCCCGCCGGCCAGCCGGCGCAATGCCAAATCCCATTCTGAAAACAGCCTGTAACGTTTTGTTCGGGCCTCGGCCTTTTTTTCTAATTCCTCTGACACAAGCGATCTATCACTTCCTTTCTCAAATGGCCGTGATGGCTCCCGCAAAGCGATACACATAACAAAGAGCACAGGGGTTTTTGTCCCTGTGCTCTTTGGCGTTATCCCGTCAATGGGAAAATCTTTGCCAAACTTTAGACACGGTGCATAAGTTGGTTGACAGATTGTTTGCCATCCAGTATATTGGATGATATACAAAACGGGGGATGTTTCCCAAACCATCCGGTTGATGGGAAACGCGAGCCGAGAAGGAGTTGAAAACCTTATGAAACCTGTGTTTGTCATCGGACACAAAAACCCGGATACCGACTCCATCTGTTCGGCAATCTGCTACGCCAATCTCAAACGCATTTTGACCGGCCGGGAGCATATTCCCTGCCGGGCGGGGGACATCAATGCAGAAACCAGCTATGTGCTCGAGCACTTTGGAGTGGAGCCGCCGCGCTATCTGGAATCGTTACAGCCGCGCCTTTCCGATGTGCAATACCGCGATGTCGCGGGCATCGATGCCCAGCTTTCTCTGCGCCGCGCCTGGCAATACATGAGCGACCACAACATCCAGACCGTTTCGGTCGTGGATGAAGAAAACTATCTGCATGGCATCCTGACTCTGAGTGATATCGCACGCTTTTATATGGAAGATCAGGACGCCCATGCGCTGGCCGAATCGCACACCAGCTACCGCAATCTCGTCGATGTTCTCAACGGCGAATTGGTAGTCGGCGACCCGGAGGGCAATGTTACCCAAGGCAAGGTGGTCGTGGCGGCCGCCAATCCGGATGTGATGGAGGACTACATCGCCGAGCACGATCTGGTCATTCTGGGCAACCGCTACGAATCGCAGCTATGCTCCATTGAAATGAAGGCCGGCTGCATCATCATCGGCCTGGGTTCCAAGGTGTCGCGCACCATCCGCAAGCTGGCCCAGGAAGCGGGCTGCAACATCATCGCAACACCGCTGGATACATACACCTGTTCCAAGGTCATCAACCAGGCAGTGCCGGTCAGCCATGTCATGCGCACCAACAAGCTGGTGACCTTCCAGCACAAGGACCTGGTTTCCGATGTCAAGGCCACGGTTGCCAAGCGGCGCATCCGCTATTATCCCATCCTGGACGAAAACAGCAAGTATATCGGCATGATTTCCCAGCGTAACCTGCTGGATATGGAGCAGCAGGAAGTCATCCTGGTCGACCACAACGAAAAGGACCAGGCCGTGGACGGTATCCGCACCGCCCGGGTCACCGAGATCATCGACCACCACCGCATCGATTCGGTCGAAACCAGCCATCCGATCTATTTCCGCAACCAGCCGCTTGGCTGCACGGCTACCATTGTCGCACAGATGTATCAGGAACATCAGGTTCCCATCGAACGGCCAATTGCCGGGCTGCTCTGTTCGGCGATTTTGTCGGATACGTTGATGTTCCGTTCGCCCACCTGCACGCCGTATGACCGGCAGATCGCCGAGCATCTGGCGCAGATCGCCGGCATCGATATCAAGACCCATGCGGTCGCTATGTTCCGTGCGGGTTCCCATCTGGCCGAACGCTCGACCGATGAGATCTTCCACATGGATTATAAATATTTCCAGGCGCGGGACCGGCGCATCGCCGTTTCTCAGGTCACCAGCGTCAATGCCGACGAACTGACTGCCCTCAAGCCCCGCATGCTCAGCTATATGGAAAGCTGTCTGCCTTCCTCGGGTCTGGCGATGTTGTTTGCTATGCTGACCAATATCATCGACGAAACCACCGAATTGCTTTTTGTGGGCCAATATGCCGGCCGGCTGGTACAGGCGGCCTTCCACAAGGAATGCAACGAAAATTCGGTCGTACTCCCCGGCGTGGTCAGCCGCAAAAAGCAGCTGGTGGTCCCGCTGCTGACCGCTTTGGAAGAAGAAGGCCTGCCTAGTGATGGCTCCTGATTCTGCTTTATTCTACCTCTCTATTAGGATTGCAAA of the Intestinibacillus sp. Marseille-P6563 genome contains:
- a CDS encoding IS110 family transposase, translating into MNCVGIDVSKGKSMIAVMRPFGEVVVSPFEVRHTANELSELAGLLKSLDGETRVVMESTGNYHAPVAWLLHDAGLYVSVVNAMLVHDYGNNSLRRAKTDKKDAIKLANYGLDHWLTLPRYVPEEDTRLMLKACYRQYQQYSKVQTMLKNNLISLLDTTFPDANRLFTSPPRDDGREKWIDFVATFWHRECVCDLSEKAFAAKYQKWCKKYGYNFSEGKALDIYAAARGHFGVMPKTDTAKLLVEQAISQLRATSSALAALKQEMQSLAASLPEYPVVMEMFGVGPTLGPQLMAEIGDVRRFHSKKALVAFAGIDAPPYQSGQMDVRSRSISKRGSASLRRTLFLVMSVILQHAPMNEPVYQFMNKKRSEGKPYRVYMMASANKFLRIYYASVESYLDSLEHD
- the rpoN gene encoding RNA polymerase factor sigma-54, with product MLNYLIQSLDENGFFTEPAQAIARRFGVSEQDVHLCIRLLQGMEPAGVGAADLKECLRLQLVRSVRPDAIALQIVDGFLESMARQQYSAIAKALHVPKAEVLRACDRIRALNPRPLNGLGGDVTTQYILPDFYVLEDNGQLRCILNDYFLPKIQIDPSHSELVKNKLLSPTDSEYIQNQYGQAQEIVKFLSYRKSTLQRVVEYILVVQADFFHQGPGHRVALGNREIAEALSLHESTISRAASGKFFECKWGVFPLKSLFVHSTGTDADSFDHILQRLQQLIASEPAGAAYSDQHLTDLLAAEGIPIARRTVAKYRSSLGIPPASRRNAKSHSENSL
- a CDS encoding putative manganese-dependent inorganic diphosphatase yields the protein MKPVFVIGHKNPDTDSICSAICYANLKRILTGREHIPCRAGDINAETSYVLEHFGVEPPRYLESLQPRLSDVQYRDVAGIDAQLSLRRAWQYMSDHNIQTVSVVDEENYLHGILTLSDIARFYMEDQDAHALAESHTSYRNLVDVLNGELVVGDPEGNVTQGKVVVAAANPDVMEDYIAEHDLVILGNRYESQLCSIEMKAGCIIIGLGSKVSRTIRKLAQEAGCNIIATPLDTYTCSKVINQAVPVSHVMRTNKLVTFQHKDLVSDVKATVAKRRIRYYPILDENSKYIGMISQRNLLDMEQQEVILVDHNEKDQAVDGIRTARVTEIIDHHRIDSVETSHPIYFRNQPLGCTATIVAQMYQEHQVPIERPIAGLLCSAILSDTLMFRSPTCTPYDRQIAEHLAQIAGIDIKTHAVAMFRAGSHLAERSTDEIFHMDYKYFQARDRRIAVSQVTSVNADELTALKPRMLSYMESCLPSSGLAMLFAMLTNIIDETTELLFVGQYAGRLVQAAFHKECNENSVVLPGVVSRKKQLVVPLLTALEEEGLPSDGS